The sequence AACGCTTTTACGCGCCGGTAGAACGCGGTTTCGAGCGCCAGATCCGCGAACGTATCGATTATTGGGACCGTCTGCGGCGCGAGCGCGGGTGAGCCGGTTCAAGCATTTCCTGGCGATCGACTGGTCGGGCGCGGCAGGCGCGCGTCAAAGCGGGATCGCGCTTGCGCTGGCCGATGCTGCTGGCGGACCGCCGGTGCTGGTGAAGGGGGTGCGGGGATGGTCGCGGGCAGAAGTGCTGGATTTGCTGGCGCATCACCTTCCGCGCGATACGCTGGTCGGGCTGGATCTGGGTATCGCACTGCCTTTCGCCGATTGCGGCGCGTATTTTCCCGGCTGGAGCGAGTCCCCCGGCGATGCCCGGGCGCTGTGGTCGATGGTGGATGATCTGTGCGAGCGCGATCCGTATCTCGCCGCCACCAGCTTCGTCGATCACCCGGACATCGCCCCGTATTTTCGCCGCCATGGCGGGCGCGAAGGCGCGCGGTTTCGCTGCGACGATGCGCTGCATGGGCGCGGACGATTTCGTGTTACCGAGCTCGTCCAGGCGCGCATGGGGTGCAAGCCCTACAGCAATTTCAACCTCGTCGGGGCGGCGCAGGTCGGCAAATCCAGTCTGACGGGTATGCGCGTGCTGCACCGGCTGGCCGGAACGCTCCCCGTTTGGCCGATCGACCCGTTGCCCGCCAGCGGTTCGGCCGTGGTGGAGATCTACACCGCGATGGCCGCGATGGCCGCCGGGCGCAGCGCCTCGCGCTCCAAGATCACCGATTACGCCGCGCTGGGCGAGGCGCTGGCAGCGCTCGGATCGTCGCTCGTCCACGGCCAGGGTTCGCTGGACGATCACAGCGCCGATGCGCTGATCACCGCTGCCTGGCTGCGCATGGCTGCGCATCGGCCTGCCCTGTGGAACCCGCCAGATCTCACGCCGCATATAGCGCGGACGGAGGGCTGGACCTACGGCGCGGTTTGACAAGTTGCGGCTTTGCGCTAGTGGGCCAGCAACGCCGCCAAGCAGCAACGCGACGCGGCGGCCGATTATGCTGGCTTAGCTCAGTTGGTAGAGCACCTGATTTGTAATCAGGGGGTCGCGGGTTCGACTCCTGCAGCCAGCACCACACCTTCTGACCGCCCCCGGCCCATGCGAAACGCGCGCATCGCCGGGCTGCGTGTGCTAGGCGAGCTGTATGACTACCAAACTTACCGATATTCCCGGCATTCTCGACGAGCTGGAGCAACGCTACGCCAGCAGCGCGGACAATCTTCGCGAGGCGCTGACCGCCTTCGTAACCAAGGGCACCCGCCCCTCCCCCGGAGCGCGGGAGGAAGGCTGTTTCGCCTATCCCGAATTGCGGCTGGAATATCGCGGGCAGGACGATGCCGAAGTGCCCGCGCGCGCCTTTGCCCGGCTCAACCGCCCCGGCTCCTATGCCAGTTCCATTGCCAGCCCGGCGCTGTTCCGTTCCTATCTCACCGAACAGCTGGAACATCTGGTCCGCGATTTCCCCGTCACGATCAGCGTGGGCACGTCCAGCGACGAGATCCCCTATCCCTATCTGATCGGCGAGACGGGGCTCGATCTGGGCGAAGTCAGCCCGGCAGAACTGTCGCGCTGGTTCCCTACTACCGAGCTGGTTTCCATCGGTGACGAACTGGCCGACGGTACCTTCGAAGCCGATCCCGACGCGCCGATCCCGCTATCGCTGTTCGATGCGCTGCGGACCGATTTCAGTCTCGCACGGCTACGCCATTATACCGGCACCCCGGCAGGCCATTTCCAGCGCTATGTCCTGTTCACCAACTACGTCCGCTATGTCGATGAATTCGTTGCCTATGCAGTGGACGAATTGCGGCGCGAGGACAGCCGGTTCGACAGCTTCTCGACCCCCGGCGCGATGTTCGAACGCGGCGATCTGGACGGGGCGGTCGAATCGATTGCAGCGGGCGCGTGGCGGCGGCACCAGATGCCCGCCTATCATTTGACCACGCCCGAGGGAGACGGGATCAGCCTGGTCAATATCGGCGTCGGGCCATCCAACGCCAAGACGATCTGCGACCATATCGCCGTATTGCGGCCCGAAGCGTGGCTGATGATTGGCCATTGCGGCGGGCTGCGTCCCAGCCAGACCATCGGCGATTACGTGCTCGCCCATGCCTATTTGCGCGACGACAATGTGCTCGACCCGGTATTGCCGCCGGAAATACCTATACCCGCCATTGCCGAGGTCCAGACCGCCATGTTCGGCGCCGCACTCGACATTACCGGGGAGAGCGAGGACCAGCTGAAAAAGCGGCTGCGCACCGGCACCGTGGTGACCACCGACGACCGCAACTGGGAACTGCTGTTTTCCTATTCCGCGCGCCGGTTCAACCAGAGCCGAGCCGTGGCGGTCGATATGGAGAGCGCGACAGTGGCGGCCCAGGGGTACCGCTTCCGCGTACCCTACGGCACGCTGCTATGCGTCAGCGACAAACCGCTGCACGGCGAAATCAAGTTGCCCGGCCCGGCCAGCAGCTTCTACCAGCGCAGCATCGGCCAGCATCTGCGCATCGGTATCGAGACGCTCGCCCGCCTGCGCGAAGAGGGCGATTCGCTCCATTCGCGCAAGCTGCGCAGCTTCGACGAACCGCCTCTACGCTAAGAGGAATAGCTCTTAGAAAGCGACCTGACGGCTGAGGATTTCGGCGCCTTCATCGTCCAGCAGGCGCAGATGCACGTGGCGTTCGTTCCAATCGATATCGACCAGGCCGAAATTCTCCTGCGTGATCATGTCGGTCATGCGTAGCGGATCGGGCTCCCGCTCGCTCGCATCGTCGCGCACGAAGGCCAGGTTGAGCGAGCTTGAGGTAAGCTCCCATGCACGTTCGCCAAGCGCGGCGGGCTCGTCGGAATAAACCGCGCCCGAATGGCGATCGCCCGACAGCATCACCAACCCGCTTTCCTCGCGCCCGGCCAACATTTCGAACAGCTTTTCACGCTGGAGGGGAAAGTTTTCCCATGCTTCGAAATCATGCGCATTGGTCAGCACTTGGATGGAAGATACCAGCACGCGCAGATCGGCGGGCTTGGCCAGTTCTCCCTGCAACCAGCGCCATTGCTCCTCGCCCAGAACCGTCGCATCGGGATCGGTGTTCGGGCGGTAAAGGCCCAGCGGATAACGCTCCTCGCTATATGGCTTTTCCGCCAGATCGCTGCGGAAGAACCGCGTATCGAGCATGATGATCTGCGTCCGCTGGCCTTCGGGGCCGGTCATCATGGAATGGTAGATACCGGGCCGCTCGCGTACCGGTTGCGGCACATTCCAGAATGTTTCGAACAAGGTTTCCGACCATTCGCGCGCGAAAAAGCTGCCGCCCGAATCGTTCGGCCCGAAATCGTGATCGTCCCAAGTGGCGAATACCGGCTTGGCCGCCATGAAGCGCTGGAATTCCGGGTAGGCGGCCTGCTGGCGGTAAGCGGCCTGGAAGCTGCCGAGTTCGGCCCCGCCGCGATATCCGTAATCGCCATAGACATTATCGCCAATGGCCAGGAACAAGTCCGGATCGGTTGCCGAAATACGTGCCCAAACATCCTGGCTGCGCCCCTGGTGGTTGCAACTGCCGAAGGCGATCCGGCTGAGCGGCTGCGCCATATCCAGCGCCGGGCTCT comes from Alteripontixanthobacter sp. and encodes:
- a CDS encoding AMP nucleosidase; translation: MTTKLTDIPGILDELEQRYASSADNLREALTAFVTKGTRPSPGAREEGCFAYPELRLEYRGQDDAEVPARAFARLNRPGSYASSIASPALFRSYLTEQLEHLVRDFPVTISVGTSSDEIPYPYLIGETGLDLGEVSPAELSRWFPTTELVSIGDELADGTFEADPDAPIPLSLFDALRTDFSLARLRHYTGTPAGHFQRYVLFTNYVRYVDEFVAYAVDELRREDSRFDSFSTPGAMFERGDLDGAVESIAAGAWRRHQMPAYHLTTPEGDGISLVNIGVGPSNAKTICDHIAVLRPEAWLMIGHCGGLRPSQTIGDYVLAHAYLRDDNVLDPVLPPEIPIPAIAEVQTAMFGAALDITGESEDQLKKRLRTGTVVTTDDRNWELLFSYSARRFNQSRAVAVDMESATVAAQGYRFRVPYGTLLCVSDKPLHGEIKLPGPASSFYQRSIGQHLRIGIETLARLREEGDSLHSRKLRSFDEPPLR
- a CDS encoding alkaline phosphatase D family protein, encoding MKTKTGFGLSLAMLAAGGCTTTVNNNYAEDAPAHSVAATAPADGASAAQLLRPFYARLARQTQMPAMKSPALDMAQPLSRIAFGSCNHQGRSQDVWARISATDPDLFLAIGDNVYGDYGYRGGAELGSFQAAYRQQAAYPEFQRFMAAKPVFATWDDHDFGPNDSGGSFFAREWSETLFETFWNVPQPVRERPGIYHSMMTGPEGQRTQIIMLDTRFFRSDLAEKPYSEERYPLGLYRPNTDPDATVLGEEQWRWLQGELAKPADLRVLVSSIQVLTNAHDFEAWENFPLQREKLFEMLAGREESGLVMLSGDRHSGAVYSDEPAALGERAWELTSSSLNLAFVRDDASEREPDPLRMTDMITQENFGLVDIDWNERHVHLRLLDDEGAEILSRQVAF